A region of Necator americanus strain Aroian chromosome I, whole genome shotgun sequence DNA encodes the following proteins:
- a CDS encoding hypothetical protein (NECATOR_CHRI.G862.T2), which translates to MEGMPRVPMLQPEPKIPANQYDEEFRLKIKEYILLHFQDDPSKYDNAISEIMTMKQNVSNSYADVETACLLKRYYAQLLMMKNRFPMEEGDPIKVLFCWYDRAMEIAHSATYDDVGFELACVMYNIGAVHACIAANESRENEDSIKNAFMHYQYAAWPLQHLRDKLNASKYASVDFDKELLTFFVNVLLAQAQECLLEKSLIDHRSNLVVAKLAIHLRDRYQECLRHIENSNLGDYVSSHKYKQWSRTCAIKSEMYGAIAMIHMGCQADDEKKMGARYGYYKIANEHLMAILKLAEKEDRDTMKASISFLADVVGNKLNNAKKENEFIYHDRVPGNEELCKDLEGLCKVRPLSFDPLDPSVGGEDLFSGLLPSGVVKAVSEYEEEKTRLKREVLQRINVKDDELDNFLVSLRIDEIDLNADSTPFVLPDMLLERNAALTTQPDAIPKLLDSLQKVSDLAREAGAKLSGLTGRLVDVDLPEITSDEGYKAIKKELERLTEHHQKARSNNVELHKAIAAHTTNLHLLSLSIDELTSKLAGPAINAGATPEGAALRRVLDKTREMQTQRAQLVQRLTDEMNNDNIAKKLLSERDSDHRETYIAELKKHEETIKYIDANLKKIKASLNARSEQIMALVTSYDVYSDVCSKVEDGRNFYMKLLDRLHKLTLAVEGIEAAFGAEREKREAEKRSLEEKMAALKRATETRDALADFSIGGVAQTSLPGVPTPVRGGRPRLGDYKEFYRNKMSGGAAPSAGYIPPPTSSIPYQPLVPGGVPRPDVQYASQLGQPQFHASHPPVVMGPPSPAPSSISELTGYQYHHAHEDPGRQAAAVQQIPYSAVPAMSHAAHAVAHNPALGLPAHLQGTVAPRPQSGPPPAALPQHYVPQQPLPQTNHTHIPLSTHHLRTGPALQYQQYAGAENVPTPTVATPIASVDTNLAGVQWNNMQQQIRAQTLPVSQVQHVPAHYPISNHPQGLVYTPVCPPCPSGGNLQDRGQYQIPQVPAQQVTPAPGTVQLQQITTQPSTLTPHQPLMAPVPPNIPLPNQQANANQITVALPHSESQHPQQATLFPSTAANVPMSGQTVQQVAAPPQTQQNPPVQQPVHTVNGQIFMQHVQQPPPQQQQQQFSASTVTNQVSNLPQPVPAPQPNLAPLSSQSPSLSQQPPAARLQTPPLVQPQFVPFQPSSISPWHIGVAPSASQSPWHVGATTAGLICNTSPVPPLQQYKSTQPTQAVGQAPQQTQKPFSNVDLLDGILDDSNLPPAMIPQPKSMENQNLLRTCAPSSSVSSESVTLSAIHRLPGTPISMPISQPTSAAGVVTAQTQPVHVQDVPPAQGQAQPVCQPPRPAAAVLPIQHQGVVNQPSRPAAALMQPQAPTPPPPTTVASQTSRVLPLTELTDPSKFELGPGDKTRLEKRLLHEHIRSDEVEQFLLRFVVYTSNDHSTLLASMTIIDLCVGRSHICFLCLMSLLLLLLLLLLLLLLLLLLLLLLLLLLLLLFCSNIARKSLDWRQMRKKEFNFKFQINFRFECE; encoded by the exons ATGGAGGGCATGCCCCGTGTACCGATGTTGCAGCCTGAACCGAAAATCCCCGCGAATCAATATGATGAAGAATTTCGACTGAAGATAAAAGAG tacattcttcttcattttcaagaTGATCCGAGCAAATATGACAACGCTATATCGGAAATAATGACTATGAAACAG AATGTAAGCAACTCCTACGCAGATGTTGAAACAGCCTGTTTATTGAAGCGGTATTATGCTCAACTGTTGATGATGAAAAATCGTTTCCCTATGGAAGAAGGGGATCCAATCAAAGTCCTGTTCTGTTG GTACGACAGAGCCATGGAAATCGCTCACTCGGCGACCTATGATGATGTGGGGTTCGAATTAGCATGTGTTATGTACAACATCGGTGCTGTTCATGCTTGTATCGCAGCAAATGAATCGCGAGAAAACGAGGAT AGCATTAAAAATGCCTTTATGCATTATCAATACGCAGCCTGGCCGCTACAGCATCTTCGTGACAAGTTAAACGCCTCAAAATACGCTTCAGTGGATTTTGACAAGGAGCTACTAACATTCTTCGTAAACGTACTATTG GCGCAAGCTCAAGAATGTCTGTTGGAGAAGAGTTTGATTGATCATCGAAGCAATTTGGTTGTTGCAAAGTTGGCTATACACCTTAGAGATAGATATCAAGAGTGTTTACGACATATTGAGAACTCGAACCTTGGTGATTACGTGTCATCTCATAAGTACAAG CAATGGTCACGAACATGTGCGATAAAGAGTGAAATGTACGGTGCGATAGCGATGATTCACATGGGATGCCAAGCGGATGACGAGAAAAAGATGGGAGCACG GTACGGTTACTACAAAATTGCAAACGAACATTTGATGGCAATTTTGAAACTAGCAGAAAAGGAGGATCGGGATACAATGAAGGCATCCATCTCCTTCCTTGCTGATGTTGTTGGAAACAA GCTCAATAATGctaaaaaagagaacgaatTCATTTACCATGATCGAGTTCCTGGCAATGAAGAACTATGCAAGGATCTTGAG GGTTTATGCAAAGTCCGACCGTTGTCATTCGATCCTTTGGATCCGTCTGTAGGAGGAGAAGATTTGTTCAGCGGTCTTCTTCCTTCTGGCGTAGTTAAAGCTGTGTCTgaatatgaagaagaaaagacaagATTGAAACGAGAAGTGTTGCAAAGGATAAATGTAAAAGACGATGAATTAGA TAACTTCTTGGTTTCGCTGAGGATTGATGAGATTGATTTGAATGCTGATTCCACTCCATTTGTCCTTCCCGACATGTTGCTCGAACGGAACGCCGCCCTTACGACTCAGCCTGATGCAATACCGAAGCTGTTGGATAGCTTACAAA AAGTGAGTGATCTAGCAAGGGAAGCTGGCGCGAAATTAAGTGGATTGACAGGACGATTAGTTGATGTGGATCTTCCTGAAATA ACTTCTGATGAAGGCTATAAAGCGATCAAGAAAGAATTGGAAAGACTAACTGAACATCATCAGAAAGCAAG ATCAAATAACGTCGAACTGCACAAAGCTATTGCTGCCCACACCACTAATTTGCATTTGCTAAGTTTGTCAATAGATGAACTTACGAGCAAGCTCGCAGGGCCAGCCATTAATGCCG GAGCCACTCCTGAAGGTGCCGCCCTTCGTCGTGTTCTTGACAAAACACGTGAGATGCAGACTCAAAGAGCTCAGCTGGTCCAGCGATTGACAGATGAGATGAATAACGATAACATTGCGAAGAAACTTCTGTCTGAAAGGGATTCGGATCATAGA GAAACCTACATCGCCGAGCTGAAGAAGCATGAGGAGACCATTAAATACATCGATGCAAATTT AAAGAAGATCAAAGCTTCCCTCAATgc ACGTTCCGAACAAATCATGGCGTTGGTTACTTCATATGACGTCTACAGTGATGTGTGTAGTAAGGTTGAAGACGGAAGAAA CTTTTACATGAAATTGCTTGATCGCCTGCACAAACTCACCCTTGCTGTTGAAGGAATTGAAGCTgctt TTGGAGCGGAGCGAGAAAAACGTGAAGCTGAAAAGCGATCCTTAGAGGAGAAAATGGCCGCTCTGAAACGGGCCACTGAAACCCGTGATGCACTAGCTGACTTCTCCATAGGTGGAGTCGCGCAAACTTCTCTTCCTGGTGTTCCTACACCAGTCAGAG GCGGTCGTCCTCGACTGGGTGACTACAAGGAGTTTTATCGGAACAAAATGTCGGGTGGTGCCGCCCCTTCAGCTGGATATATACCCCCACCAACGTCTTCTATCCCATATCAGCCTCTAGTTCCTGGCGGAGTACCTCGACCGGACGTTCAATATGCTAGTCAGCTCGGACAACCGCAGTTTCATGCATCACATCCTCCTGTGGTAATGGGACCACCATCACCGGCACCGAGCAGTATATCAG AATTAACTGGCTACCAATACCATCATGCACATGAAGATCCGGGGCGCCAAGCTGCAGCAGTTCAACAGATTCCGTACTCAGCTGTGCCTGCGATGTCTCATGCAGCCCATGCTGTAGCACACAACCCTGCACTTGGCCTTCCAGCTCACCTCCAAGGTACTGTAGCCCCAAGGCCTCAATCAGGCCCTCCTCCCGCTGCTCTACCACAACATTACGTTCCGCAGCAACCGCTGCCACAGACTAACCATACACATATACCGTTATCAACACACCATTTACGAACCGGTCCAGCGCTGCAGTACCAGCAGTATGCTGGAGCTGAAAATGTGCCAACACCTACGGTGGCTACGCCTATTGCTTCGGTAGATACGAATCTAGCGGGTGTACAGTGGAACAATATGCAACAG CAAATTCGTGCTCAGACGTTGCCAGTGTCTCAAGTCCAACACGTCCCCGCTCATTATCCTATATCTAATCATCCTCAAGGTTTGGTATATACACCAGTTTGTCCACCATGTCCTTCAGGAGGCAATCTGCAAGACAGAGGGCAGTATCAGATACCGCAGGTTCCTGCGCAGCAGGTTACGCCTGCTCCTGGAACTGTGCAGCTACAGCAAATCACTACACAACCGTCTACACTGACTCCGCATCAGCCTTTGATGGCGCCAGTACCACCAAATATCCCGTTGCCAAATCAACAAGCCAATGCGAACCAAATAACTGTTGCTCTCCCTCATTCCGAATCACAGCATCCTCAACAAGCGACATTGTTTCCATCAACAGCAGCCAATGTTCCAATGAGCGGGCAGACTGTTCAACAGGTCGCTGCTCCTccacaaacacaacaaaatcCACCTGTTCAACAACCTGTACATACTGTGAATGGTCAAATTTTCATGCAGCATGTACAGCAGCCACCACCACAGCAACAGCAGCAACAATTCAGTGCTTCGACAGTAACTAATCAAGTAAGCAACCTACCACAGCCAGTTCCTGCACCGCAACCAAATCTTGCGCCATTATCATCGCAATCG CCCTCACTGTCACAGCAACCACCAGCTGCAAGGTTGCAAACTCCTCCACTGGTTCAACCGCAATTTGTCCCTTTTCAACCTAGCTCTATCTCGCCTTGGCACATTGGAGTGGCACCAAGCGCG TCGCAGTCACCTTGGCATGTAGGTGCAACGACCGCAGGATTGATCTGCAATACATCACCAGTGCCTCCCCTGCAACAGTATAAGTCAACGCAGCCG ACACAAGCGGTTGGACAGGCACCGCAGCAGACACAGAAACCATTCTCCAACGTG GATCTTTTGGACGGAATACTTGACGACAGTAATTTGCCACCCGCCATGATACCACAACCGAAGTCCATGGAAAATCAGA aCCTTCTTCGAACTTGTGCACCTTCTTCAAGTGTGTCATCCGAATCAGTAACACTCTCTGCAATCCATCGTCTACCTGGGACTCCAATTTCGATGCCAATATCACAGCCAACTTCTGCTGCCGGTGTTGTCACTGCACAGACACAACCAGTGCATGTTCAGGATGTGCCACCTGCACAGGGTCAGGCTCAG CCAGTCTGTCAACCCCCACGACCAGCAGCTGCAGTGTTGCCTATTCAGCATCAAGGAGTCGTCAACCAACCTAGTCGACCA GCTGCAGCGCTAATGCAACCACAAGCGCCAACACCACCGCCACCAACGACAGTTGCTTCTCAG ACGTCTAGAGTCCTTCCTCTAACGGAACTAACGGATCCCTCAAAATTTGAACTTGGCCCTGGTGATAAAACACGACTTGAGAAGCGCTTACTTCATGAACACATCAGAAGTG ACGAAGTAGAACAATTTCTGCTTAG atttgtggtatacACTTCGAATGACCATTCCACACTTCTTGCGTCAATGACCATCATCGATCTGTGTGTTGGTCGTTCACATATTT